One window from the genome of Hoplias malabaricus isolate fHopMal1 chromosome X2, fHopMal1.hap1, whole genome shotgun sequence encodes:
- the LOC136677033 gene encoding transmembrane protein 150A-like: protein MTAWIVLPVSLAAFSITGIWIVYAMAVMNHHVCPVENWTYNVTCSEETAKPGFPKTCCTIQDIPLISKCGSFPPESCLFSLIGNVGAFMVVMVCLLRYAQIIEHSHHCWTNTSGLVSGFINAVGLVMVGNFQVDHAKTLHYVGAGVAFPAGLLFVCLQCVLTYRVAETALDYWMAHVRVALAAGSLVSLVLSGIFFIHESFVLQHAAAICEWVFTVVILVFYGTFTYEFGTVTSETMMAGLQRNLQHGSSVMLGGGSRGLGGGASKGLKSPGGSSTSTHLNCTPESIAML, encoded by the exons ATGACCGCCTGGATCGTCCTACCTGTCAGCCTGGCCGCCTTCTCCATCACCGGAATATGGATAGT ATACGCCATGGCTGTGATGAACCACCACGTGTGTCCCGTGGAAAACTG GACCTACAATGTGACGTGTTCAGAAGAGACAGCCAAACCTGGCTTCCCTAAAACATGCTGCACCATTCAAGACATCCCACTCATTAG TAAATGTGGCTCCTTCCCTCCAGAGAGCTGCCTTTTCAGTCTCATAGGAAACGTAGGAGCCTTCATGG tggtTATGGTGTGTCTTCTGCGTTATGCTCAGATTATCGAACATAGTCATCACTGTTGGACCAACACCAGTGGCCTGGTGTCCGGCTTCATCAATGCTGTGGGTCTGGTTATGGTGGGAAACTTCCAG GTGGACCATGCTAAGACTCTTCACTATGTTGGAGCTGGTGTGGCCTTTCCTGCTGgtctgttgtttgtgtgtctgcagtgtgtgttgacCTACCGAGTGGCCGAGACTGCCCTTGACTACTGGATGGCCCATGTCCGGGTTGCTCTTGCTGCTGGCTCCTTGGTGTCTCTGGTGCTTA GTGGCATCTTCTTCATCCATGAAAGCTTTGTCCTTCAGCACGCGGCTGCCATCTGCGAGTGGGTCTTTACCGTGGTCATTCTCGTCTTCTATGGAACCTTCACCTATGAGTTTGGCACTGTCACCAGCGAGACCATGATGGCTGGCCTCCAAAGAAACCTCCAGCACGGCTCTAGCGTCATGCTTGGTGGTGGTTCCAGAGGCCTGGGCGGAGGAGCCTCGAAGGGTCTGAAGTCACCAGGAGGCAGCAGTACCTCAACACACTTGAATTGCACACCAGAGAGCATAGCTATGCTTTAG
- the LOC136677304 gene encoding E3 ubiquitin-protein ligase RNF181, with the protein MTSYFEEHDCEPTNPEEQYRQNALLELARSLMQGLDIDSGWLDVSDWDQRLPPPASKTVVQNMPLHRVTPQQADKGLKCPVCLLEFEEEETVREMPCKHLFHSGCILPWLGKTNSCPLCRFELPTDNPDYEEFKKDKERRRQREHRLEDLHGAMYT; encoded by the exons ATGACTTCATATTTTGAAGAACATGACTGTGAACCAACAAATCCTGAAGAGCAGTACAGACAGAATGCCCTCCTTGAACTGGCCAG GTCACTGATGCAGGGTTTAGACATAGACTCTGGATGGCTAGACGTTTCTGACTGGGACCAGCGTCTCCCTCCTCCTGCCTCTAAAACAGTGGTTCAGAACATGCCTCTACACCGTGtaacaccacagcaagcag ATAAAGGACTGAAGTGTCCGGTATGTTTGCTGGAgtttgaggaggaggagacggTTAGAGAAATGCCCTGTAAACATCTCTTCCACTCTGGCTGCATCTTGCCCTGGCTCGGCAAA ACTAATTCATGTCCACTGTGTCGATTTGAGCTGCCCACAGATAACCCTGACTACGAGGAATTTAAAAAAGACAAG GAGCGaagaagacagagagaacatCGTCTGGAGGATCTGCACGGAGCCATGTACACCTGA
- the LOC136677136 gene encoding vesicle-associated membrane protein 5-like has translation MENGQSRLQQAQKEVDEVTVIMLDNINKASEREGKLGELENRADELREKSKVFSKTTVQVKQKKRFENMKWKLVAAGVSVGVIIIIIIILIVSFSGNKDDT, from the exons ATG GAGAACGGGCAGAGCCGGCTGCAGCAGGCCCAGAAGGAGGTGGATGAGGTCACAGTCATCATGCTGGACAATATCAACAAGGCCAGCGAGCGTGAGGGCAAACTGGGTGAGCTGGAGAACCGAGCTGACGAGCTGAGAGAGAAG AGCAAAGTGTTCTCCAAGACGACCGTCCAAGTGAAGCAGAAGAAGAGGTTTGAAAACATGAAGTGGAAGCTAGTGGCTGCAGGTGTTTCAGTTGGggtcataatcatcatcatcatcatcctgaTTGTTAGCTTCAGTGGGAACAAAGATGACACATAA